Proteins from a genomic interval of Sphingobacterium sp. SYP-B4668:
- a CDS encoding glycosyltransferase gives MREIFGILVTYNSDIQKLERNIESILDQVDKVVIFDNGSGNREDIAKSDIIGRCEVYYSDKNIGLGGAYNYWLNKYCQNYSYFVTFDQDTWIPSNTLVLLQSILDSNRNIGIVGPSFSRSNSSTTEDGKVLDTYTIIQSCCLFRTELLQKVGGFNEDYFIDSVDFEYCLRVGKAGYRVVKYDGVTIEHSLGSAKRKFGINYYSHNCLRNYYIARNHRHISSTYFMDFPYFILKKNFFFVLHILKVLFLEMDMKKIKCLFKGLMNKSYE, from the coding sequence ATGAGAGAGATTTTCGGAATATTAGTTACATATAATTCAGATATTCAGAAATTAGAAAGGAATATTGAATCTATTTTAGACCAAGTTGATAAAGTAGTGATATTTGACAATGGTTCGGGAAATAGAGAAGATATTGCTAAATCTGATATCATCGGAAGATGTGAGGTTTATTACAGTGATAAAAATATAGGATTAGGAGGAGCCTACAATTATTGGCTAAATAAGTATTGTCAGAATTATTCCTATTTTGTGACTTTTGATCAGGATACTTGGATTCCATCAAACACCCTTGTCCTTTTACAATCTATATTGGATTCTAACCGAAATATAGGGATTGTCGGACCCTCATTTTCGAGAAGTAACAGTAGTACTACAGAAGACGGAAAAGTACTTGATACATATACAATAATTCAAAGTTGTTGTTTATTTAGAACTGAACTTTTGCAAAAAGTTGGGGGGTTCAACGAGGATTATTTTATTGATTCTGTTGATTTCGAATATTGTTTACGGGTGGGCAAAGCGGGATACAGAGTAGTAAAGTACGATGGAGTGACAATAGAGCACAGTTTAGGTTCTGCAAAGAGGAAATTTGGAATTAACTACTACAGTCACAACTGCCTCAGGAACTATTATATAGCAAGGAATCACAGACATATTTCGAGTACCTACTTTATGGATTTTCCGTATTTTATTCTCAAAAAGAATTTTTTTTTCGTACTTCATATCCTTAAAGTACTATTTCTTGAAATGGATATGAAAAAAATAAAATGTTTATTTAAAGGCCTAATGAATAAGAGTTATGAATAG
- a CDS encoding polysaccharide pyruvyl transferase family protein, translating into MYKFSIRGGYGVSNFGDDLLMIVFENYLIKEFPESLLNFESQGLNYPVKLLKRSSYDVKSFKEDWLIYGGGTQFFAFSDKNEFTLLQRIRRAMLSPEIILNKIQRYFAKPKKVNIAILGLGLGPFYNEEYISIVKDLLKDTKYIGLRDEQSYLYCRDWDIKATLGADVVFSSYFYLPPFKGNEVTQKSKKIGVIVRDWEWEESGRAYFEPILDFVEDYQSRPDIEIHYILFSTKKDKEWITLIGDSKRIIWNPDESTVDDFLKVLANFDGFISARYHGAIVGALLGKPVIAIEIEPKLRLLRDQIPEMQLWSKPFDLEELKNLVEKMDFNVDYSNSISKLRNASDKMLLEFRELVNLNRL; encoded by the coding sequence ATGTATAAATTTAGTATTAGGGGGGGGTATGGGGTATCAAACTTTGGTGATGATCTGTTGATGATTGTTTTTGAAAACTACTTGATAAAGGAGTTCCCTGAGTCCCTGTTAAATTTTGAAAGTCAGGGCTTGAATTATCCAGTTAAGCTTTTAAAAAGATCAAGCTACGATGTGAAGTCATTTAAAGAAGATTGGTTAATTTATGGAGGCGGAACTCAATTTTTTGCATTTAGTGATAAAAATGAATTTACATTACTACAACGTATTCGACGAGCAATGTTGAGTCCAGAGATAATTTTGAATAAGATTCAGAGATATTTTGCTAAACCTAAGAAAGTTAACATTGCGATTTTAGGACTAGGCTTAGGACCTTTCTATAATGAAGAATATATAAGTATTGTAAAAGATTTATTAAAGGATACAAAATATATAGGTTTGAGAGATGAACAATCTTATTTGTATTGTCGCGATTGGGATATTAAGGCTACATTAGGAGCCGATGTTGTGTTTTCTTCATATTTTTATTTACCGCCATTTAAGGGAAATGAAGTAACTCAAAAGTCGAAAAAGATTGGTGTGATTGTGAGGGACTGGGAATGGGAGGAATCAGGCAGGGCATATTTTGAACCAATTTTGGATTTTGTAGAGGATTATCAAAGTAGACCGGATATCGAAATCCATTATATTCTATTCTCAACAAAAAAAGACAAGGAATGGATAACCTTAATTGGAGATAGTAAGAGAATAATCTGGAATCCAGATGAATCTACTGTAGATGATTTTTTAAAAGTGCTGGCTAATTTTGATGGATTTATATCAGCTCGGTACCACGGTGCTATAGTCGGTGCTTTGCTCGGAAAACCTGTGATTGCCATTGAAATTGAACCGAAATTAAGGTTGTTGCGAGATCAAATTCCTGAGATGCAGCTTTGGTCAAAGCCTTTTGATTTGGAGGAATTAAAAAATCTCGTCGAAAAGATGGATTTTAATGTAGATTATTCGAATTCAATAAGTAAGCTTAGAAATGCTTCTGATAAGATGCTTTTAGAGTTTAGAGAATTAGTAAATTTAAATAGATTATGA
- a CDS encoding polysaccharide biosynthesis protein, with the protein MEIKRKVLLITGGTGSFGTAVLNRFLSGDHFKEIRIFSRDEKKQDDMRNLYRNDKIKYYIGDVRDYSSVEPATRGVDYVFHAAALKQVPSCEFFPMQAVKTNVEGTQNVIRAAASNGVKKVICLSTDKAAYPINAMGISKAMMEKVAVAEARNLTETTVCLTRYGNVMASRGSVIPLFLNQIQKGEPITITDPNMSRFFMSLEDAVDLVLFAFEHGNPGDLFVNKAPAGSIGDLAKALIQLTGKEVPVKIIGTRHGEKLYETLCTREEMMKAEDMGDFYRVPADNRDLNYAKYFSEGEQDVSRIEDYHSHNTTQQGVDGLKDLISKLPLIRKEVFGEDVMQYPY; encoded by the coding sequence ATGGAGATTAAAAGGAAAGTATTACTGATTACTGGAGGAACAGGTTCATTTGGTACAGCAGTTTTAAATCGATTTTTAAGTGGTGACCATTTTAAAGAAATTCGAATCTTCTCTCGGGACGAGAAAAAGCAGGATGATATGCGTAACCTCTATAGAAATGATAAAATTAAGTATTATATAGGGGATGTACGAGATTATTCAAGTGTTGAACCCGCAACACGTGGGGTGGATTATGTATTCCATGCTGCAGCGTTGAAACAAGTGCCGTCTTGTGAATTTTTTCCTATGCAAGCTGTAAAGACAAATGTTGAAGGCACGCAAAATGTAATCCGTGCAGCAGCTTCAAACGGTGTGAAAAAAGTAATTTGTCTAAGTACAGATAAAGCTGCTTATCCCATTAATGCAATGGGGATATCCAAAGCAATGATGGAGAAAGTGGCTGTGGCGGAAGCTCGCAACTTGACAGAGACTACTGTTTGCTTGACGCGTTACGGAAATGTAATGGCCTCTAGGGGTTCTGTTATACCTTTATTCTTAAATCAGATTCAAAAAGGCGAACCGATTACAATTACGGACCCTAACATGTCTCGCTTTTTTATGTCATTAGAAGATGCTGTAGATTTAGTGTTGTTTGCTTTTGAACACGGTAATCCTGGAGATCTTTTTGTCAATAAAGCGCCTGCAGGAAGTATAGGTGACTTGGCTAAAGCGTTAATCCAACTGACTGGAAAGGAAGTGCCCGTGAAGATTATAGGTACCCGTCATGGTGAGAAGCTATATGAGACGCTTTGCACCCGAGAGGAAATGATGAAAGCGGAAGATATGGGTGATTTTTATCGTGTCCCTGCGGATAATCGGGATCTGAATTATGCAAAGTACTTTTCGGAGGGGGAGCAGGATGTTTCTAGAATAGAGGATTACCACTCGCATAATACCACCCAACAAGGCGTTGATGGCTTGAAAGACTTGATATCCAAACTACCATTGATACGCAAAGAGGTTTTTGGTGAGGATGTTATGCAGTACCCCTATTAG
- a CDS encoding glycosyl hydrolase family 28-related protein, translated as MNRLSFLSVLASSSCFYKGSSKNERETVNEIAAVNNDARSSSIIDIKQYGVKGDGHIDDSRAIQVAVDDCIKFKKTLYLSRPSKSYLCKSKIIISGQIYIYGDGMSMCGLNFLNSDGFEILEGVSNVIFERFSINQAIRYTQTRNLFTAIKVLGSTKKRPYTHVYRDVFIDGFNTAFDSSWLWDSHFDNIKVLFGQIGFNIKGTSVNNNISNCSVSVSGGGSKGVFFSDAQQATEGWRITNLLTYNADIGIHSLYTSNVYVTTPILDFCKEYGILLESGKGPSTNWQVLGGYIAMSGRSKSAISVNNEVNNNQIRGCKISNVDILAYPGSSCEYGIELKGVLDQKAALNANSFTNIKNEYFAK; from the coding sequence ATGAATAGATTAAGCTTTTTGTCGGTACTTGCTTCGTCAAGTTGTTTTTATAAAGGGTCATCGAAAAACGAACGTGAGACAGTTAATGAAATAGCTGCTGTAAACAATGATGCGCGATCTTCATCCATAATAGATATAAAGCAATATGGGGTGAAGGGGGACGGTCATATTGATGATTCTCGAGCAATTCAAGTTGCTGTTGACGACTGTATTAAATTTAAAAAAACTCTTTATCTTTCGAGGCCAAGCAAATCTTACCTCTGTAAGAGCAAAATAATTATATCCGGTCAAATTTACATATACGGAGATGGAATGAGCATGTGTGGATTGAATTTTTTGAATAGTGATGGTTTTGAGATTTTGGAAGGTGTTAGTAATGTCATTTTTGAAAGATTTTCTATTAATCAAGCTATTAGATATACCCAAACAAGAAATCTCTTCACGGCCATAAAGGTGCTGGGGTCGACGAAAAAAAGACCTTATACGCATGTCTATCGAGATGTTTTTATAGATGGCTTTAATACAGCCTTCGATTCCAGTTGGCTGTGGGATTCCCATTTCGATAATATAAAAGTATTATTTGGTCAGATTGGTTTCAATATAAAAGGAACATCTGTAAATAATAATATAAGTAATTGTAGTGTCTCAGTATCTGGAGGTGGATCGAAGGGTGTCTTCTTTAGCGATGCTCAACAAGCAACTGAGGGATGGAGGATTACGAATTTATTAACTTATAATGCCGATATCGGTATTCATTCCCTTTATACCTCTAATGTATATGTAACGACTCCTATTTTAGATTTCTGTAAAGAGTATGGTATTTTGCTCGAATCAGGGAAAGGGCCCTCCACAAACTGGCAGGTTTTGGGAGGATATATAGCCATGAGTGGCAGGAGTAAATCCGCTATTTCAGTGAATAACGAGGTTAATAACAACCAAATCAGAGGCTGCAAAATTTCAAATGTAGATATTTTGGCCTATCCTGGGTCGTCTTGCGAGTATGGAATTGAATTAAAAGGGGTACTTGATCAAAAAGCGGCATTGAATGCAAATAGCTTTACAAATATAAAGAACGAATATTTTGCTAAATAA
- a CDS encoding polysaccharide biosynthesis C-terminal domain-containing protein: MKRIGITGQQGFVGSHLYNTLGLFPDEFERVNFKRAYFDDAEALDEFVRKCDVVVHLAAMNRHESEQVIYDTNVKLAKDLVASLERTKSTAHILISSSTQEERDNLYGKSKKEGREAIASWAEAKGGKLTGLIIPNVFGAFGKPFYNSFVATFCYQLTHREQPIIAHDGEVTLIYVQELVDEIINQIRREEHRPHCVIEHTATKKVSEVLALLEGFKEMYLENGEIPILENSFELNLFNTYRSYMDYGNLYPRHFQLHTDSRGTFVEIIRMGIGGQSSYSTTVPGITRGNHFHTRKIERFAVIKGKALIQLRKVDTDEIFDFYLDGTQPSYVDMPIWYTHNIKNIGNEELITMFWINEPYDPTDPDTYFVEV, translated from the coding sequence ATGAAAAGAATTGGAATTACGGGACAGCAAGGCTTCGTCGGAAGCCATTTATATAATACCTTAGGATTATTTCCTGACGAATTTGAACGTGTGAATTTCAAAAGGGCCTATTTTGATGATGCTGAGGCCTTAGATGAGTTTGTCCGTAAATGCGATGTCGTCGTACATTTGGCAGCAATGAATCGACACGAAAGTGAGCAGGTAATTTACGATACGAATGTTAAATTAGCCAAGGATTTGGTTGCATCTTTAGAGCGGACTAAATCAACAGCACATATCTTAATTTCCTCTTCTACGCAAGAAGAACGAGACAATCTATATGGCAAGTCAAAGAAAGAAGGCCGGGAGGCAATAGCATCTTGGGCTGAAGCCAAGGGAGGGAAGTTAACAGGACTAATTATACCAAACGTTTTTGGCGCGTTTGGTAAACCCTTTTACAATTCCTTTGTCGCAACTTTTTGCTACCAACTCACGCATAGGGAGCAACCAATTATAGCACATGATGGTGAGGTTACATTGATTTATGTACAAGAGTTGGTGGATGAAATAATTAACCAAATTCGTCGTGAAGAACATAGGCCCCATTGTGTAATAGAGCATACCGCTACAAAAAAAGTTTCAGAGGTACTAGCGCTCTTGGAAGGTTTCAAAGAAATGTATTTAGAAAATGGAGAGATCCCGATATTAGAAAATTCCTTTGAATTAAATCTCTTTAATACCTACCGGTCGTATATGGATTATGGTAATCTTTACCCACGCCATTTTCAATTGCATACAGATTCAAGAGGCACGTTTGTCGAGATTATCCGTATGGGTATTGGTGGACAATCTTCTTATTCAACAACTGTACCTGGGATAACCAGAGGTAATCATTTTCATACGCGCAAGATTGAGCGCTTCGCTGTGATTAAAGGTAAGGCTCTTATTCAATTACGTAAGGTAGATACTGACGAGATCTTTGATTTCTACTTGGACGGTACCCAACCTTCTTATGTCGATATGCCAATATGGTATACGCACAATATCAAAAATATTGGGAATGAAGAGTTGATTACTATGTTTTGGATAAATGAGCCCTATGATCCCACCGACCCAGATACTTATTTTGTAGAGGTATAA
- a CDS encoding glycosyltransferase, translating into MKESLNPIVPFICVNYGTYTETVKYIENVIGLKFGQRALIIVIDNTPDEFDFNKLLEYKEENHLEDAVLKIIRDENRGYFQGLNVGVKYARSLNNDSGYYVVGNNDIIFEDDFIKYILDYQLDSDTLIICPDVITTEGSHENPHVLRKMGFLRKLKYQVYYSNYFIAKILSTLKSTERRFKRYDSQKKNIHMGIGALYILTPNFFKHFDFLWEDVFLYGEEAILAGQVGSVNGKILYDPSFVCYHNESSTTSKIEPASKYKIVQQSYKVYKKYL; encoded by the coding sequence ATGAAGGAGTCTCTTAATCCTATTGTTCCTTTTATCTGTGTAAATTATGGAACGTATACAGAAACGGTAAAATACATCGAAAATGTTATTGGTTTAAAATTTGGTCAACGGGCACTTATTATAGTGATTGATAATACTCCAGATGAATTTGATTTCAATAAATTGTTGGAATATAAAGAAGAAAATCATCTTGAGGATGCGGTATTGAAGATTATTAGAGATGAGAATCGTGGTTATTTCCAAGGGCTTAATGTAGGTGTCAAATATGCCAGAAGTCTGAATAATGATTCTGGTTATTATGTAGTGGGCAATAATGACATAATTTTTGAGGACGATTTTATTAAATATATATTGGATTATCAATTAGATAGCGATACCCTTATTATATGCCCTGATGTAATCACTACAGAGGGATCACATGAAAATCCTCATGTTTTAAGAAAAATGGGCTTTCTAAGAAAGCTAAAGTATCAAGTGTATTATTCTAACTATTTTATTGCAAAAATTTTGAGTACTCTGAAAAGTACGGAAAGAAGATTTAAGAGGTATGATTCGCAAAAAAAAAATATTCATATGGGAATTGGCGCTTTATATATCTTGACTCCTAATTTCTTTAAGCATTTTGATTTTCTTTGGGAAGATGTCTTTTTATATGGAGAAGAAGCGATTCTGGCAGGTCAGGTTGGTTCAGTGAACGGTAAAATACTATATGACCCCTCTTTTGTTTGTTATCATAATGAATCTTCAACAACATCAAAAATTGAGCCAGCCTCTAAGTATAAAATAGTTCAACAGTCATATAAAGTGTACAAAAAATATTTGTAA
- a CDS encoding glycosyltransferase, which translates to MIKVAFCIREDYKTRGGGDAVQMLKTKQYLEFHTKDIEIQVLTNPAELTKDRFDLCHIFNFSTYKLSGAFIEKAKSEGIKIAASPIYWDYSVLIYAIFSKLRLSKLNSTILSLEKLISKIIGVFYPLIFLSSKKFRAIVSSFVYNCDILLPNSEEEMTLLCQFIKRKKATINYDVVVNACEAHYVFDLEKQKAVNLLLAQGNIKGDFVLQVGRIEPIKNQINLVKALEKDSDIPIVFIGAISHREYYDTLARICNRRGNVYFISEVDHELIYDFYRRAKLHVLPSLRESPGLVSLEALSMGCPIIVSDYPYSPFETYFGEKVTKIDPLNISDIRTKVLKEFCNNEEKKSGFKAFTWEMTAEQTYNAYVKILKK; encoded by the coding sequence ATGATTAAAGTTGCTTTTTGCATTAGAGAGGATTATAAAACTCGGGGGGGCGGGGATGCTGTTCAAATGTTGAAAACCAAGCAGTATCTAGAATTCCATACAAAAGATATAGAAATCCAAGTTTTAACGAATCCTGCTGAATTAACAAAAGACAGATTTGATCTCTGTCATATATTTAATTTTTCGACTTACAAGCTAAGCGGAGCTTTTATTGAGAAAGCAAAATCAGAAGGAATTAAGATTGCTGCTTCTCCAATCTACTGGGATTATAGCGTTCTGATTTACGCAATTTTTTCAAAACTAAGGCTTTCAAAACTCAATTCGACAATTTTATCGCTCGAAAAACTCATTTCGAAAATAATTGGTGTTTTTTATCCTTTAATATTTCTGTCTTCAAAAAAATTCAGAGCTATTGTAAGCAGCTTCGTCTATAATTGCGATATTCTCTTGCCAAATTCTGAAGAGGAAATGACATTATTGTGCCAGTTTATAAAAAGAAAGAAGGCAACAATTAATTATGATGTTGTGGTTAATGCTTGTGAGGCTCACTACGTATTTGATTTAGAAAAGCAAAAGGCTGTCAACTTATTGTTGGCTCAGGGAAATATTAAGGGTGATTTTGTTTTACAGGTCGGACGTATAGAACCTATTAAGAATCAAATTAATCTTGTAAAAGCGCTGGAAAAAGACTCCGATATTCCAATCGTTTTTATTGGAGCAATTTCACATAGGGAATACTATGATACTTTAGCTCGGATTTGTAATCGCCGAGGAAACGTTTATTTCATCTCCGAGGTAGATCATGAACTGATTTACGACTTTTACAGACGTGCTAAATTACATGTATTACCTTCCTTGAGGGAGTCGCCGGGGCTCGTTTCTTTAGAAGCGTTATCTATGGGATGTCCAATTATTGTTTCGGATTACCCTTATTCACCTTTTGAGACTTATTTTGGAGAAAAAGTGACAAAAATAGATCCGCTCAATATTTCTGACATACGGACTAAAGTCTTGAAGGAATTTTGTAATAATGAAGAAAAAAAGTCCGGATTTAAGGCCTTTACTTGGGAAATGACTGCAGAACAAACGTATAATGCTTACGTTAAAATACTGAAAAAATGA